The genomic DNA GCCGGGCGTGAGCTCGCCGAGGCCGCGGAGTGGGTCCCGCTCACCCACGGCCGGTCGCTGCCCGGCGGCGCCGTGGACCCGGACACCTATCAGCGGATGAAGGATGCGCTCGTCGAGGGGATCCGCGCGCAGGGGCCGTTCGACGGCTTCTTCTTCGACATCCACGGCGCGATGAGCGTCGTCGGGATGGACGATGCCGAGGGCGATCTGGCCCTCGCGGTGCGCTCGGCGTTGGGGGCGGACACCCTCGTCTCCACGTCGATGGACCTGCACGGGAACGTGTCGGAGACGCTGCGCGACGCGGTGGATCTGCTCACCTGCTATCGCATGGCCCCGCACGAGGATTGGCTGAACACGAAGGAGCGAGCGGTGTGGAACCTGCTCGACCGTCTCCGTGGCCCGCACGGCGGCGACGTGCAGGCGCGGCGGCCCTTCACCGCCTGGGTGCCCGTTCCGGTGCTGCTACCGGGGGAGAAGACGAGTACGCGGCTGGAACCCGCGCAGAGCATCTATGCCGAGCTCCCCGGGATCGAGGCCCTGCCCGGTGTCGTCGACGCCTCGGTGTGGATCGGCTACGCGTGGGCGGACGAGCCGCGCTGCCAGGCCTACGTCGTGGTCACCGGCGACGACCGGGAGGTCATCGCCCGGGAGGCGGAGCGCGTGGCCCGGATGTTCTGGGAGGCGCGGGAGGACTTCGTCTTCGTCGCGAAGACCGGAAGCCTCGACGACGCACTGGAGGAGGCTCTGGCGTCCGGAGCCCCGCGTCCGTACGTGATCTCCGACTCCGGGGATAACCCGACGGCCGGGGGAGCGGGCGATGTGACCTGGACCCTCGCCCAGCTGCTCCAGCGACCCGAGCTCACCGACGGGACGCACACGACGCTGGT from Microbacterium paraoxydans includes the following:
- a CDS encoding M81 family metallopeptidase gives rise to the protein MGPLPPLAEGGLARPRIGIGGISIESSTFSPHISGDEAFTIRTGDALRAYYPFLDAGRELAEAAEWVPLTHGRSLPGGAVDPDTYQRMKDALVEGIRAQGPFDGFFFDIHGAMSVVGMDDAEGDLALAVRSALGADTLVSTSMDLHGNVSETLRDAVDLLTCYRMAPHEDWLNTKERAVWNLLDRLRGPHGGDVQARRPFTAWVPVPVLLPGEKTSTRLEPAQSIYAELPGIEALPGVVDASVWIGYAWADEPRCQAYVVVTGDDREVIAREAERVARMFWEAREDFVFVAKTGSLDDALEEALASGAPRPYVISDSGDNPTAGGAGDVTWTLAQLLQRPELTDGTHTTLVASIFDPRAVAEAVEAGVGATVTLSAGAAVDSGPHGPVEITGTVFSVTDGDPDAGTQVVIAVGGLHAIVTARRKPFHHLSDFRMLGLEPTTADVVVVKIGYLEPELYELAAGWTLALTPGGVDQDLLRLGHHRLRPGVFPFDTTGDPDLTAVVVRRGAEEEDTAS